The nucleotide sequence GGAAGGGACAAAGTCAGAGAAGGAAAGCGCTTTCAAGAAATTATAAAAAGAGAGTAATATCGGTGAGAATAGCactatgaaattatctttttaatcctaTTTTAATACTATTTTTCTTACGTAATAGCACGTATGGTATTTCGATCAATAAAATTGATGATATGAGAAAAAAGAGGTatcgtaatataatttttaaaagtataaaaatcgaaatactaaaaataattaaatacatGAGATAATCTTTAATTAGCCCTTTAATTTGTTTTAAGAGAACGACAATTCTTGAGGGCATTACCGGAATATTATATTTCAAGAAACCCTAATTCCAAAACTTCCTGTCGTCGTATATAAAGCGGCACCTCCCCATCGGCCGCTGGGCGCATCGCTATCGGCCGGCGGAGGAGCGGAAACCCTAGCCCTAAACTACAACCATGGTAGTATGCCCTCTCGATCTATAACCTAGGCTAGTTTCTACCGCATGCAAGAAACTTTTTAGATCCATTTTTTCTGTCCTGCTGATGTTTTTGTTATCCTGcaccaattgaaaaaaaaaaaaaaagaagatcgaTCTTTTCTGGTTTTTTGTTGGATCGAAAGTCGCACTTTGCTGCTGGGAGTAATGATATGGTACTTGTGATTGTTTGTCTTTCTTAGGGTTTGGATTATGTGGGAGAAAAAGGAAGTGTGTCTGAGCAATTCTTTTGAATCGTTGGTGGACAattttagttttaaattttagcgATTTCTATATTTTTCTTACTTAAGGTCAGTGATAATTGTATTAATATTTGTAGGGTTCCTTGTAATTCCTTTTTGGATTTAGGAAGATTTTTATCTGCTGTCAAGAATTCGTGGAAAGTTCGTGAATTGGGAGCAATTTAACTGAAATGAAGTTAAATGGCGAACTATGCATTTTGGTTTAAACTTTGAATGATTTTGCACTTGTTCTTTAGGTTTtgtatgatattttttttgaatGGCCAAACTGTTTAAAGTGATTTGCAATGGTAGATGTACGCAGAATATTGATATGTTTATTGCTGTTTAGGGAATTTGTCAAGTGATGTCTTCTGTAAATGTTTCCTACTTTAAGATCCCTAGTTGGATCGAATTAGTGGAAGAAAGGCATAAATGAATGTTGTTgtttatgattttaaaattttgaaaggCATAAATGAATGACGATGTCATGGTTCAGCTGAGAtgtcaaatttatttatttacagcAAGTAAAAATTTGACTGAAGCTTATCATGTTTTGAGCATGGTTGATCTAAGTATTGAGTAATAGGGGACCTATTTGACGGTCTCTGTCCATGGATGCCCTTTGGGCCTCCTGAGGTTCTGATGGGTAATATTGCATTGATTCATGCCCCTAGCCTAAAATTTTGTCATGCTtgtatacattcatatatatgtgGTGTTCATAACTATATTCATAAATGTAGCATTCAGTATGTTTATCTCTTTATATGTCCTTAGATATAAAAAATTAACAAAAAGTATTCTAAAAGATTGATTAGTTTTTACTTTGATTATAGGAAAAGGTTGATGCTTCCAATATTTGTTTTCTGTATATTTAAGAATTTTATTCAAGGATTTGGCTCAAAATGAGCCATATTAGGAACTATTTCTTTTTTCAAGCGATCTTGGATTATTTTCTTGGATGGTCTAACTCTCGCTTGTATGACTAATTAGAGTCCTGCTTTACATAAAAATTGGGTTGAAAGTGTCACTAGATCATTAGGAATGTGATCCTGAACACAAGTGTTTTTTCAGTTAGGCTTTTCTGATCTTGCATATCATATCATGAGACCAAAATATTACGTATGTCATATTGATAAGTTTGTTGTATAGTGACTATTGCTTAAGCTTTAAATACCTGTAGAGGGTGACACTCTGTGTAGGCATAGTAATTTGAGATTTGTGTTGACATCAATAGTTGTAAGTGTTTAAACATCTTTTGGATCAATACATATTAGCCACTCTTCTTAACCCCATTTAACATTGTAAAAAAATTGAGCTGCATATTATTATCATGGATTAGAAAAAAAGATATTGACAGGAAAATATTTTGTTCCTAgcatcagtgattgcaaaaggtgctcaggcgctcgggcgaggcgaggtccgagcgcctcgctaatctcccaggcggcacgcttcaaataggcgctgggcgcttcgggcgagcgcctgggtaaaccaaggcgaccgaaccaggattttaggtctggttcggttggttagttggttcaattgaaccaactaaaccgatataacccttacccaaccctaacccgctgtcgctgccactcccgatcccgatctcgctactcgccgctgtcgctgctcgcaaatgctGCCGTTGTCGTCGCTGTCTCGCAAACGTTGCCTTTGTCGCCGCTCgcacctcccgctgctcgtcgctcctgtcgCCGCCGCTATTGTTGCTCGCAAACGTTGCCTTTGTCGTCACTCGTGCCTCCCGCTGCTCATCGCTCCTGCTCCCACTGCCgttgtcgctgtcgccgctcgtcgctcccgctccctttcccgttGCCACTACCATTACTCGTTGCTGTcgttgcttcctcgtttctcagttagcaggctcagtatacagtatactgttaatattaagtttatttgaaatgattaattttcaatactgttaatagatttttttaatttaatagcatatttttatttaaaattttaaataattatatttattaattatattatatatttttatattttagcgtctcgtttcgctcaggcaagcgcctagcgcctcgggtgtttttggaccttggcaccttttggcgcctagcgttttttaaatcactgcctaGCATTTATTTTTTCTCCTAAATTTTCTTTGGTATGTTAATTATTAGTTTTCGCTGTTGTTTGTTTATGTTTAATTCAGGTGAATGTTCCAAAGAcaaagaagacctattgtaagaaCAAGGCATGCAGGAAGCATACTCTGCATAAGGTTACACAATACAAGAAGGGGAAAGATAGTCTTTCCGTTCAAGGGAAGCGTCGTTACGACAGGAAACAGTCAGGTTATGGTGGACAGACGAAACCTGTTTTCCACAAGAAGGTATCCCCATATGTTGTTGTGTGCTGGTTCTTGCATTTGGTATCCCCATATGATTGCTCGAAACTTCTGGGCATTGTGTAGCGGCTCTTGTTGCCAAGGCTTTCTTTTCTAATTGATGGTTCTTGCATTTGGGATACATGGTTTAGCAGGCACAAATGAAACATTCTTGATGGATTGGTTGTGTTGTGAACTTTAAGTTGTCATTCACTTGTAAGATAATAATTTGTCGGTCATGTAAATGTCCTGTATTTCTGTATTAGATGTACGTGACTAATGTTAATCTTTGAATTGCAGGCAAAAACGACAAAGAAAATTGTGTTGAAGCTGCAATGCCAGAGTTGCAAGCATTACTCACAGCACCCCATAAAGGTTTGTTTTGATGTTCCAAGTTTCATCAGTTTCAAGGTCTGCATCTGATTTCTGAAGAAACCATTTGAATGTTTTCTTTTCAGAGATGCAAACATTTTGAGATTGGTGGAGACAAAAAGGGCAAGGGTACGTCCCTCTTCTGATCTGCTGCATTTCACCTTAGAAACTTGTAATGTTCTAGAAACGAGCAGCCAGAGTAGCTCTGAATGCTGTTGGATTTCTGTCATCCGAGGAAGGATGGATGCTGCTGTTTAACATTTGCACGATCCATTTATTTCTTTGACTTCTCTCCTTAAGATGTTGCAGTATCTTTGTGTAACTACGTTTTTGTCAGGAGGCTGGCCATCCTCCGACTGAATCAAATATAGCATTAGTTTACAGAAAACTGAAAGCTTTCATTCGTCAACTAATTGCGCCCCTTCGAAGGCAATCAATCCATCACACTGTTGACAGAATCGCCACGAGCACTAGGAAAGCAACCGCTACATGGCTAACGCTACGGGATCTCGTCGGGGAGCGCGCATTCTTCTACGTCGAAGTATAGCCTCGTGGGGAAACCCTCCCCCGTCACGATGTTGATCCCTGGCGTTCCCTTCTTCGTGAAGGAGATCACCGACTGCTGCTTGCCCGGCACTCTTGGATCCACGGTGGGGTTCTTGCCGTCCGTCCCTGCTGTCAGATAATTCAGACCCTCCGGTCCCCGAAGGAAGACCGTCTTGTTGAGCCTCCCAGGACCTTCCAGCTTTGTGCCGTTGAAGGAGTACGCCTTCTGGAAGCCGAGATAAGCTTTGTCCATTTCCACCGTCACGAACCAATCCTTGAAGGTGTAGCCCTTCCGGTTGAACAGGGTGATCCTCGCCGTCCATCCTTTCCTGTAGTTGGAGACGATGTGCCCGTTGATGCTGACGCCGCAGTTGTCGCCGCAAGGCAGTGGGTTCGGGACGTGGTGGTGCTTCAGCTTGGCCCAAGCTTTGGCCTTCGCCGTTCGGTTGTCGAAGGGGATGCGAAGCGCCTCCGGGAGGAGAAGCAGCGCGAGCGCGTCGGGATCGCATGCGACGCCGTCGTCGCAGCCGCACGCGCAGGTGTTGCAGGGGACGACGGAGGCGTTGTAGAAGGAGTAGGTGACGCAGCATCGGGTAGCCTTGCTCTCGGGCCGCTTGCCAACTAGCGACCGCTTCCGTCTCCGACATGAGATCGCTGGAATCTGGGAACTCCATGGGGCTGACTCTGATGGGAGGGCCGCAGATGTAATGCGGGTTGAGCATGCCATTGATCTTCCAACTCTGGGGAGGGTAGAAGACGGTGCGGCTGAGGTCCGGCGGGAGCTTGTACACTTGGAGCTGGAAGATGGCCTTGGATTGGCTGGAGTTCATGGTGGAGGGGAGAAGGGTGCCGTTCCTGCAGCTGTAGGAATAGGTTCTTGGCCGTCTTTTTGGCCTTGAACTTGGGGTTCTTTACGCAGCAGACGTACATTTGACTCCCTGAACAAAGAGAGTTATGGATGGACAGCACGAGAAGCTACGACAGATTTCGACGTTGTTCATCGCAGATCGACGTAGTATTCTTACCTTTTCGAGTGGGTGCAGGGCATTTGAACCCATCATTCTGCGGCTTTATCGTCCTGGGCATGGGGGTCCCCGGTGGCTTCACGCCAAACTGTGTGCCCGTCATCTTGATCTCCATGCGGATCTGCGACAAGCCCCCCGCGGTGTCGATGGCGTTCATGAGGTCGGTCTGGGGGAATCCGGCCAGGGTGGTGCCGTTGCCGACGTGGGCCGGGAAATCGGTGCCGTCGGTGATCACCGCCCCGGACGTGGACACCAATATCTCGTTGTGCTGAAACCCGATGAACATCTTCCAGGCCTGGAGATCCGGGGGGGAGGGGGTTGTTTCTCGGGGACAGTGGATTCCGAGGCATGAGCTGCGGGGAAGATGAATTCATTTGTTCGGTATGGGCTTCAGAGTCCATGCCGTGGCCGGTCTCAAGTTGCAGTAGCGTCTTCAAGTTTGAGCTGAGAAACCTTCTCCTGTGATTTCATTCACGGAGGGTGCAAGTCCGTGATATTTAATGTAATGCACCAGACATATGATACAAGAACGAAGGGCAATTTCAACTGACATTTTAGCTAAAAACTATTTAATATAAACTGACGAGTGACGATTACCTGCCATGGATtgaatgaaaatattataaatcttaaATCCAACATTTGTTCGGTTCGTCAGCAAAAATATGATGACAGTCAAAACAAGTTCGATGCTGTATGCTTGCACAAATAACGTACTCTGTCACATTTCAACACTAATTCTATGATAATGACCCCAACAATAGGCGATCAAGTTCCTCTTATTACAATGTAGGAACTGTCGGATTGTGAGGCGCCATATTTCTGTCGACTAATTTTCTGCAAAACATCAGAAACAAATGTCAGAGGCTTATATGTGTTTAACAGAAACAAAGTATGATTGTGAAAGAACAAAGTTGATGCAATCAAGCTAGAGTTAAAAGAGTGGTCAAAACTGGTGTATGGTTCAGACAACTGAAGTAATTTTTGAAGGCCAGGGTCTTGTTAACGTGTTATCTTTGCTTTATGTAGCGACATCAGATATATCTTTTACTATATTTAAGTTCTGGAAGAAAGAATGGGAAAAACAATCGAGCCCTGACGTAGGAGGAAGCAATTCCATTATGACATCATGCCATGTGAACTTAACATCAGATATAGTATATACATAGGTATCAACTGATACAGAAATCATGCCAGCAATTATCACCATCACCTAGATGTATAACAAGAGAGGCTGCCAAAAAATCAGCTTCCAGTTAAAGCAAGAGAAAGTTGATAAAAATGAGGAAGAGTGCAATGATAAaaggcattaaaaaaaaaaaggaatgggaTGCCTTGTGATGTGGTCAATATAATAGATGATGGTCTTTGACCTTAAATATGGCAGACAGATGGTAATTTAATACACCATAGCGGTTGGAAGTAGTATGTGCAAGATCAAGGTTCCGTATAGTGCATGATGTGTGTGCATATACAGTCCTTGCGCTGAAccctaaaaaaaaaatccagattTTTCAAGATATGGAAACTCTATTGAATTGGAAATGAATTAAATCAGGAAAGGTTTGAATAAAATCTAAAAAGAAAACTTGAGGGAAGACTTTTAGATTGGTTTCTTGGGCCATCACAAATATAGATAACCCAATGAAAGACATCTCATGTTATGGTCACCGTATGATAAGTAAAAGAGGATAAATGAAAGaggtggggggtgggggtggggaaaAGGGAATGTTGGCAAAGGAGTGAGGAGAAAAGATGGACAAGGTGGATTAGATACTACAGAACAATAAGTGGACTGGAGAAAAAGAGGTGATATGCGGAATTCTAAACTATCATCAATACAGAAATCTAATACAATCTCAAACTAAATGGTCCACCTCTTAAAATAACCTAGAACACCCAATCTATATAACTGCATGAATGGCTCTCAATCTGAATGTGGTAAACCAAATTTAGACTACATATTGCCTACGCAATAAGGCCTACTGACTGGATATGCAAGCAACACCACAAACATGACCAAGCATCATTTGTTAGTAAATTGGTGCCCGTTTATCACTGCAATACTGCATCACAATCAAATGAATCCAGTCATCTTAGAATTGATAAAGATGAAATGACTAGACTAGAGGGAGGAGTTGGAGGATTGATAAGTAGAAATGGTGAATGctaaaaagaagagaaggaagaagacaaAACTGTTGAACGTGACTGGAGACTTTAGGGGTTTGACTTAGGTTCTATTTTCTAGTTTATAATTCATGTTATCAGATTAGAAAAATTGGATATTATACTCACATACTTTTCTGTATGACACGATTATGCAGATATATTAGTTTGCAATGGACTAAATCAATGTTCAATATCAAACAATATTATCAATCAAGTTACTGGGTTAGttcatgtacatatatacatatatacatacatacatatatacatatggagACATAAAATTCTTAAATAAAATATCTTGTCCACACCAGATTTGTATTGGAACCAGATCATATAGGCTCAAGATCCCAATCCTGTCAGTTCAGTTTAGTGTATCGACCATATGCaattaacaaaagaaaaaaaaaaaaagatgctacCAATTATCTTATTAGATCCAAGCATCACATCTCTCACGTGTGTTTCTGTATGTTAAAGTTTTGTCAACCCTCACAAACCTCTGGATAACACTTCCTTAATTCTAAATGTTTCTAGTGTATATGATGACAAATATGTCATTGTGAAAATAACTATTACATGCACCCTGAAACCATTTGGTTCTTAAATGTTTACATTCTATGCATTCTTTAATATTTTTGGTCCACAATTCAAATAACTTATTTATGACTTCCCTTCATATCCTAACCTACTACAGCACGAGTTATATGTAccatattttgataattaaatctTTCTTTCAGAATCTAGGCTGTCAAAATACTGCTTAGCATTCTTAATGTAATGATGTTGTGATGGTTGAGATCCCTAGTATGGTAACTTTTTCTTCATTAGGTACAACATCAGATCATATAAGTCACACATAAACAATAATAACTCGAATGCACTTTTATCAAGATCAAGCTTCTTTTTCCTTATTTTCCTAAATGTAACTTTTTCTTTGTTAGGTACAACATCAGATCATATATGTTACCCATAAACAATAATAACTCAAAAACAATTTTATCAAGATCAAGCTTCTTTTTCCTTATTTACCAGAATATATCCATCTGGCGCACTCTAACATTTCTGGATAAAGTTGATGCGATAAGAATCATACAAAAAAAAGCGCAATGTTCTGTCAAATGCAAGGTATAGGAGGGTCAGATGGTAAGATTTTTAGATGACTTGAACCTTGGCACCTGGTTACAGTAGAGCATATAACCACGAAAACAAGGCTCACCCTCATAGAAAGGGTGTAAAGATTTACTAAAAATCATGAAGCAAACTAATAAGTCAAGATACCAAAATAATTTATGTTTCTAATCATCGAACATTAACTGTTATGTTAACCAATTTGACAAGACACTCCCTTTACAACATAGCAGTAATGAATGACAATTTCTTATTATTCTTACTCTTCCTCTAACCAATTGCTTGATCCAAAACTTGGggacaagcaaatatttcaatgCGACTTCTGAACATTCAGAATTCAAAAGTTGAGATGACCTGCAGCCAGAAGAACAAATATGCTTCAAGGCATCATGAGATGAAAGATACCATTTGTTGAAGCAAAAAATCCTTAGATCTTACGTAAAAACTCAACATTAACAACCTTATCTTACCAAGCATGCTCCCTAACTGTAGCACCAATGAGAGCTTGCAGCCACCTTATTTATGTGCCCAACTATATCAACTCTTTCTAACCTTTCTTGTGACAGCTGTTTAAACCTTAAAAGGCAGACAATGCTAGGGAATTTTCTTCAATTGTATTGCATTTGCCTCAACTTAAAGTTCCTTCAGTTGTACTACATTTGCCTAACATAAAAGTCATGAAACAGTAGCCAAATACTTCCAGGCACAAACTGATCTTCGAGTTGCTTTGAGCTGATCAATCAGCCAAAGATGGAACAAAAAGATTAAACCATAAATATTATATGAAGAGTAGAAGGCATGAGAAATAATTTTGCAGAATAACATAAGAACCATAttcaagattcaaaaatccaGCAGAGAAACAGAAACAGAGACGTAAATAACAACAATTAGAACGAAAATAAGATACCTCACAGGACAAAACAGAGTAAATTGTCTCAAGAAAGATGAAAGTGGACCACTCACTTGATCTCCGATCATCTCCAACTATTTGGCCAAAAGGCGTGGATGCTGTAGCCAGTCTTCCAGTTATCCAAATAGATCACCTTGCTCACAGCC is from Musa acuminata AAA Group cultivar baxijiao chromosome BXJ1-6, Cavendish_Baxijiao_AAA, whole genome shotgun sequence and encodes:
- the LOC135675586 gene encoding large ribosomal subunit protein eL42 — protein: MVNVPKTKKTYCKNKACRKHTLHKVTQYKKGKDSLSVQGKRRYDRKQSGYGGQTKPVFHKKAKTTKKIVLKLQCQSCKHYSQHPIKRCKHFEIGGDKKGKGTSLF
- the LOC103986740 gene encoding LOW QUALITY PROTEIN: COBRA-like protein 10 (The sequence of the model RefSeq protein was modified relative to this genomic sequence to represent the inferred CDS: inserted 2 bases in 1 codon), producing the protein MFIGFQHNEILVSTSGAVITDGTDFPAHVGNGTTLAGFPQTDLMNAIDTAGGLSQIRMEIKMTGTQFGVKPPGTPMPRTIKPQNDGFKCPAPTRKERTPSSRPKRRPRTYSYSCRNGTLLPSTMNSSQSKAIFQLQVYKLPPDLSRTVFYPPQSWKINGMLNPHYICGPPIRVSPMEFPDSSDLMSETEAVASWQXRPESKATRCCVTYSFYNASVVPCNTCACGCDDGVACDPDALALLLLPEALRIPFDNRTAKAKAWAKLKHHHVPNPLPCGDNCGVSINGHIVSNYRKGWTARITLFNRKGYTFKDWFVTVEMDKAYLGFQKAYSFNGTKLEGPGRLNKTVFLRGPEGLNYLTAGTDGKNPTVDPRVPGKQQSVISFTKKGTPGINIVTGEGFPTRLYFDVEECALPDEIP